ACTGGAGCGTCGCGCAGCGACTGCAGGATCGTAGGCGGGGCTTTCAAGCCCCGACGCGGCGGCACGACGCGCTCAACATACGATTGCACTGGTAGCAGCATCAGGGCGATTGCATGTTCATTGGTGTACCTGAAGCATCATGGAACGGGCGGTCGGGGACTGAAGTCCCCGACGCGGCCGCACGACGACATCAACATGCAATCGCCCTGCCACATGGTAGCCCGAGCCTGCACGCCACGCCGCCGACGTGCGATCCTACGCCAGACAGTGTGTACTCTCGACGAGGAGCACGGGCGTGGAGATCGGCGTCGGCCTGGACCGCATGCTTCCCTTCTCAGTGGACGAGTTCCGTGAGCTGGCACGAGCAGCGGCCAGCCTCGGGTACACCAGCGTCTGGACCAACTCGATGGCCGGCCGCGACGCGACGCAGATGTGTACGCAGTTCTGGGACGCCAGCCGGGGGGCTGTCGAGGGCGGCCTGCAGACGGGCGTCTCGGTGGTGCCCGCGCCGTTCTGGACCGTCCCCTCGCTGGCCTCGGCTGCCGCCACCACCGCCGACGTCACCGGCGGCCGGTTCACGCTGGGCGTCGGCTCAGGGGACATCCACTCGCTGACCCAGCGACGCTTGCTCGGGTTGCAGGACATCTCGCCGCTCAAGCTGGCCCGCGACTATCTTGTCACGCTGCGGGCGATCCTGGCCGGCCAGGAGGTCACCTACGAAGGGCCGACCGTCCAGTTACAGGGCTTCAAACTCGAGTTCCCCTTCCCGAAGACCCCGGTCATCCTCGGCGCGCTCGGGCCGCAGATGCTGCGGCTGGCTGGCGAGGCGGCGGACGGCGTCGGTCTGAACTGGTGCGCCGCCGAGCAGATCGCCTGGAGCCGCGAGCGGCTGGCCGAGGGGGCGGCCCGGGCCGGCCGCGATCCACGCGAGGTGAAGGTCATCGAGTACATCCGCGTCAGCGTTGACGACGACGCGGACGCCTGCCGCCGCGCCTACATGAAGGCGCTCTTCCGCTACGCCATCGCGCGGCCGGGCGTGCCGAAGCACCTGGGGTATCGGGGGCACTTTGCGCGGATGGGCTTCGACGAGGCCCTGACCGAGCTTGAGGAGCGCCGCGACCGTGGCGCCACCCTCGAAGAGCTGTACGACGCCATGCCCGTCGATCTGGCCCAGCACGTCGGCTACTTCGGGCCAGCCGCCGGGGCGGCCGCGGCCTTCCGCCGCCTCTGCGAAGGGCTGGACGTGGCGCTCGTGCGGGTGGTGCCCGCCCGCCCGACGCTGGATTCGGCCATCGCGGTCATGGAGGCGTGCCGGCCGGCCCTGGTGCACGGCGCGGCCTGACGCGCTACCGCCAGCTCGGCAGGGTGATCCGTGCCGTGATCTGCGCGGGCGTGTCCGCACCGTGCGCCCGCACCCGCCGCAGCTCGAACGCCTGGGCCGGTGTGTGGCGGGTGCCGTGGATCACCGTGACGGCCGCCTCGTAGCCGGCCGCGCGGCTGGCCGCCATCACCGCCGCGTTGTACTTGCCGGCCGGGTAGGCCAGGAAACGGACCGGCTGGCCGATGCGCTCTTCGAGGATCCGCTTCGGCTCGACCAGCTGGCGGCGCAGCTCGTTCGGGCCGATCACGGTGAAGTCGGCGTGGTTGGTGCTGTGCGCTGCGATCTCCATGCCGGCGTCGTTCATCTCAGTGATCTGGTCCCAGGTCAGGTAGCCCGGCCGCTCCACGAAATCCGTCGAGATGAAGAACGTCCCGACCATCTGCCGGGCCTTCAGCAACTGAAACACATACAGATAGTTGTCGTCGTAGCCGTCGTCAAACGTCAGGATGACGGACTTCTTCGGCAGCGCCGCCCCACCCGCGAAATGCTCGAACAGGTCGGCCATCGTGACGGTGGCGATCTCCTGTTCGGCCAGGTAGTCCAGCGTCTTCTCGAAGGTGGCCGGGGAGACGGTCAGGTCGCGGCGGAACACGTCCGGGTTGGGTGGCAACGGCCCGATGTGGTGGTACATCACGATGGGCGCGTCGGCAACGGCACGCGGCGCACCGCGCGGCGCAGGCGTCGGCGGGACACGGGCCGCGACCGCCTCCGGCGATGGCGAGGCGGCCACTATGGGCGCCGGCGACGCGGCCGGCGCGCGGGCCGGGTCCGTCTGCTCGGGGGCGGACTGTTCAGGGCCGGAGGGCTGCTCGGCGGCCGGCGATGGCTCCACCGCCAGCGCCGTCACGGCGACCTCGCCGGCCGGTGATGCCACGGACCCTGGCGGCGGCGAGGCCCCAGCCGACGGAGCCGCGTGCTCGCCAGGATCGGCTTCAGGATCCCCAGTGTGCTCGACCGGGGAGGTCTCCGCATCCTCAGCGTCGGCGGCTGGCGTGGCCGGGTGCGATTGCACCACCACGACGGTCACGCTCCTGCCGCTCAGCTCACGGTACAGGCCGATAGCGGCCAGGGCGGCGGTCACGCTGAGCACGACGGTCAGCGTGATGATGAGCCAGTGACCGAAAAGACGGTTCGGAAGCGAGGGCGAGGGCTGCACGGGCCTCTACTGTACGACCTCGCGGCATCTCGCTACAACGCGACAGACTGGCTGTGCCAGGACTGTGCGCTCAGCGCGAGCGGCGACGCCCGGGATCCTCCAGGCGGCGGCTCTGGTACAGCACCACGCCGTCGTCGTACCCCTCAATCGAGCGGAAGCGGGCATCCACCAGCTTGTCGATCTCACGATCCTCGGTGAGCCAGTACTCGGGAAACAGCAGGAAATCGCTCTGCTCGATCGTGCGGGTGACCTCGGCACGGCGCTCCCAGACGGCCCGGTCCATCCGTTCGAGGGTCAGGCGCGTTCCAGCATAGGGCCGGGCGACGTTCCAGGGCACCGTGCCGACCGTTGCGCCCGGCCGCAGCTCAGCGGCCTTCTTGATGCCGAGGACGTACCCGACGTTCGAGCTGAGATCCAGTGTCAGCGTCGCCGTCAGCATCGGGGCGGCGCACCCCAGCGCGATGACCACCGTCATCAGCACCGAACCGACCGTCCGCGCAGCCTCGCGGTGCTGCGTAGCTCGCAGCGTCCAGGCCCAGCCGAAGGCCCGCGCGACCGTGCTGATCCCGAGCGCCGCGAAGATGGCCGCCAACGGCACGATCTGCGACAGGAACCGCTCCTCCTTGTGGGGCAGCCAGCAGAGGGCCAGGAACATCGTCAGGCCGGCCACCCCGAGGAGGCTCCAGGAGCGGCCCCGCGGCGCGCGGGCGCTCACGCCCAGGCCGACGGCCGCCAGCGCCGCCGTCATCACCCCGAGCCAGCTCGGCGTCTGCCGGAGGTACCAGTCGAACGGCTCCTCGCCGAACTCGATGGGCGCCAGTCCAGACGTCACGTTGTAGCTGAACGAGGCGAGCAGGCTGTGGAACGGCCGGCCATAGGCCACCTGCTCGATGGCCGCCTGAGCCAATACCGCCAGCCCCAGGCCAGCGGCGAAGCCGAGCGCCAGCGCCCCCTCGGGAGTCCGACGATCCATGGCGCGCAGCAGGCGGCCCCGGACGGAGCCGCGCACCAGCACCAGCGAGACGACGCCGACCCACAGGCAGACTGGCGGCAGGTAGAAGATGGCCTGGTAGCGGATCATGCAGCCGAGCCCGAGGGCCAGGCCGCCCCCGAGCGCCGTCGCGAACCGTCGCTCAGCGTCTGGACGGACCGACCGGATCAGCAGCCAGAGGCTCAGCAGGATGCAGAACGTCGAGGGCAGCTCAGCGTAGGTGCTGATCGAGAGGCGATTGACCACCGGGTTCACCGCGACGAGCAGCGCGGCGGCCAACCCCGGCAACTCGCCCACGAGGTCGCGCCCGAGCTGATACGTCAGCCAGACGATCCCAACGCCGAACAGCGCGCTCACGAGCCGCAGCGCCCGAACCATCACCTCGCCGGTCGGGTCGGGCCACCACTGCGCCACGTACAGCACCGGCACGTAGAGCAGCGAGAGCAGCAGGGGCCGCAAGTCCCACCACTCGATGCCGATGCCAAACGCCATCTTGTAGGCGATGTTGACGTATTCGAGCGGGTCGCCCTGCTCGAAGCCAACGGCCCGGCTCAGCAGCCAGAGCCGCAGCCCGAGCGCACCGGCCAGCAGCGCAAGCAACCCGCCAACACCCCACCAGCGCGCCAGCCCCGACGGCGCGGCCGGCGCACGATCAACGGCAGGGGGCTGCACCGGGGCCAGCGCGGAACGTTCGGTGATCGCCATCAGGGTGAGTGTAAACGAGGCGGCGCACGACAGCCGAGCAAGCTCGCACGGCGACCAGGGCGATTGCGCGTTGGGCGCGCCGTGCAGCCTCGTCGGGACTTGAAAGCCCCGCCTACCATCGTGCAGTCGCTGCGCGACGCGCCAGTCTCACCGGACGACGGCTGTTCCCGGTCTCCGTCGCGCAGCGACGGAATGACTGTAGGCGGGGGTTTCAACCCCCGACCGCCCGTCTTACCACGTTCTGGGAACGCCGACGAACATGTAATCGCCCTCGCAAGGCGACAAGTCGGAGGGGCTACGCCATCAATGCCGCTGAGATAGGACGCCATCTGCACCGCGAGCGTCAGCGGCACGGGTGCCACACTGAACGTCAGTGGTGGGTAGCCGCTGCTGCGTCTACAGCGGTCGGGCGATGGCCAGGCCCGCGCCGGGGAAGTCCGAGTTCATCCAGGCACGCTGCAGCTCGGCAGCCGTCAGCACCCGCTCGCCGCGCCCGTTCAGGCTGACGGGGTCGTTGATGATGAAGTCGTCCCCGACCATGCCGGTGATCACGACGTAGTGATCGTAGCCCACCCACAGCCACTCGCGGCCCGGCATCATCCGGTACCGCAGCTGCGGAATGACCGGGTGCCCTGCCCGCAGATGCGCTCGCACGTCGTCCAGCGTCCACTTCTTGTAGCGGCCGTTCTCGTGCAGGTCGAGGCCCTGCAGACCGTATGTCTCGGCCACACTCCGGAGCGATTCGAGCGTCGTGCCGCTGAACGGATCGCCGATGCCCATGGCACGCATCGCCAGCACGCGCGACTGAGCCGTCGGGACGTAGACCCCGAACGATTCAATGGCCATCGCGACGGAGGTCGGGCCGCAGTTCGCCGCCGATGAGATGCTGCCGTCAAGCTGGGTGCGGTACGGCACGTCCAGCCGCGCCACGTTGGCGAACGGCGAGAACGGCTGAGCGATGGGCACATCGCGATCCGACGGACCGCGCGAGGCCGCCACATCCGACCAGTCCATCCAGACGAGCCGGGCCTCCCCGCTGCTGTCCGCGACCTTCACGGCCACCCGACCGCTCCGCTCGACGCCGGCCAGCTCCAGCGTGGCAAGTCGGGGAGCCAGGGCCAGCGGCTCGCCGTCCGCCGTGTCCGATACCCACAGCTTCGCCTGCTGCACACTGGTCACGAAGCGCGGCGCCTGGTCGAGCGGGCCGACATCATTGGCTGGCACCCAGGCAGTGCCACCGGGTCGGCGCGCACCGTCCCCGGCGAACGCGACCTTGATCCAGTTCGGCTGCGACTCCAGAATCCGCAGGTAGCTCCACTGCGGGATCTCGGTCTCGCGGGCCGCCGCGGTCTCTGGAGCGGCGAAGAGCGCCGTCTTGCGGTGCGCCTGCACCCAGGAGATCTTCGGCACGGCAGCGGCCAGCGTGCCGTCGGCGAGCGCAACGGCGTCAGGAACAGCCTGCGTGCCAATCGTGGCCTGGGCGACAACCGGGTCGGGAGTGATCGTCGTACGGACGGGCACCCGGACCGGCAGCCACTCCTGTGCCGGCGATCCTGGCGGGGCCAGGAAGCTCCCGGGCAGCCGTCCGGCCAGCTCGGCGGTGGCCGGCGTGCGGCTCACCACGATGGACGCGAACAGCAGGCCCAGTGCGCTGAGGAGGGAGAGATGCTGCACCCAACGGGCGTCAGCAGGGCGGCGGCGCTCCATACGAATCGCTTGCATCGCCGTTCATTATCCAGGTTTGTGACGCGGATGCAATACCCATGACGCGGAAGATGAGCACTCCACGTTGCGCCCGGGCGCGACAGAAACGGGAACGTGACGGAATGGACGACAACAATGCAACAGAGCCCTTCGAGTCACGAGCGTTCTGATGAGTCAGTGACGGCTTCGCGCAGGTCACAAACTGTGATGCCGTTCTGGTGACTCAAGTCCCGGCGGCCGAGTGGATCGAAACGGTGACGCGCCTGCGGGCAGATCGTTAGCCGCCCAGCACCACGTTGTCGATCAGCCGGGTTTTGCCGACCCGCACCGCCATCGACACGACGGCCGGCCCGGTCACCTGCTCCAACTCGGCCAGGGTCAGCCGGTCGGCCACGCTGACGTACTCCGGCCGCAGCAACGACTCCGTCGAGAGGATCGCCGTCATGGCCGCGCGCAGTCGGTCGGCGTCGCGCTCGCCCGTCGCGTACAGCCGCTCCACCTCCCGCAAGGAGCGCGAGATCGCCAGCGAGGCCTGCCGCTCCTCAGGCTGGAGATAGACGTTCCGGCTGCTCAGGGCCAGCCCGTCGTGCTCGCGGATCGTCGGCATCACCACCACCTCGACCGGGAAATCCAGGTCGAGGGCCATCTTGGTGATGACCAGCGCTTGCTGGGCGTCCTTCTGCCCGAAGTAGGCACGGTCTGGCTGGATCACGTTGAACAGCTTCGCCACCACCGTCGCCACGCCTCGAAAATGGCCGGGCCGGGCCGTGCCCTCCAGTGGCTCCGTCAGCGCGCCCACCATCACGTAGGTGTCGAAGCCAGGCGGGTAGACGACATCGGTCGGCGGCGCGTAGACCAGATCGACGCCGGCCGCCTCCAGCATCGCGAGGTCGCGCTCCATGTTGCGCGGGTAGGTGGTGAAGTCCTCGTTCGGGCCGAACTGCGTCGGATTGACGAAGATGCTGGCCGAGACGCTGGCGTTGTCCCTTCGCGCCTGCTCGACGAGGCTCATGTGGCCCTCGTGCAGGTAGCCCATCGTCGGCACCAGGCCGTGCGGGCGTGGCAGCGTGCGCAGGGCGGCGCGCGTCTCGGGAATGCTGCTGATGACCTTCATGAGACGGCCCCTGCCACCGCTTCCTGGCGCTCGGCTGCCCGTGTCACACGTTCGACCTCAGCCAGGACAGATGGGTCCATGGTAAAGCTGTGCTTCGCAGTCGGGAACGAGCCGGCCCGCACGTCGTCAGCGTAGCGGCTGACGGCGTCCTTGATCTGCTCGCCGAGGTCGGCGTACTGCCCGGCGTGGCGCGGCACGAAGTCGGTGAACAGGCCCAGCAGATCGTGGATCACCTGGACCTGCCCGTCGCAGTGCGGACCCGCCCCGATGCCGATGGTCGGGATGCGCAGGCGGCGGGTGACCTCGGCAGCCAGCGGGGCCGGGATACCCTCCAGCACGATGCCAAATGCACCTGCCCCCTCCAGCGCCTCGGCGTCGGCCAGCAGGCGCGTCGCCACACTGACCGTCCGCCCCTGCACCTTGTGCCCGGACAGCTGGTGGACGGACTGCGGCGTCAGCCCGATGTGGCCCATCACTGGCACGCCGGCATCGACGATCCGTCGAACGGTCTCGGCCACCGTCACGCCGCCTTCGAGCTTGACCGCGCCCGCGCCGCCCTCGCGCATCAGGCGGCCAGCGTTCCGCATGGCCTCCTCGACGGACGCCTGGTAGCTCATGAACGGCAGATCGGCCACGATCAGCGCGCGGCTGGTCCCCCGCACGACGGCCTGGGTGTGCCGGACCATGTCGTCCATCGTGGCGTGGATGGTCGCCTCGTAGCCGAGCACGACGCTCGCGAGGCTGTCCCCCACGAGCAGCATCGGGATGCCGGCCGCGTCGAGCAGCTTGGCAACGCTGTACTCGTACGCGGTCAGCATGGCGATGCGCTCGCCGCGTTGCTTCATGTCCTGGATCTGCTGAATGGTGGTCCGCACGGTGGTCCCCTCCGCGATGGGCGCTCGCCCTACGAGCGCGGATGTCCGGATCCGCCCAGGCCTGGGCGGTCCCCAGAGCCTGAGCGGTCGCCGTGGCCCTCGTTGCGCTGGTAGAACAGCCGAAGTCCCACCAGCGCCAGCCACGGCTCGATTCGGTCGATGACGGTCGTCTCGCCGGCGACGAGGGCGGCCAGCTCGCCGGTCGCCACGACGATGGCCGGCTGGCCCAGCTCGGCGCGGACCCGGGCGATCATCCCCTCGATCATGGCGACGTGGCCGAGCACGGCGCCTGACAGCAGGGCACTGACGGTGTCCTTGCCGATGACGGTCCTGGGATGCGTGACTTCGAAGCGCTGGAGCCGCGAGGTGTGCTGAAACAGCGCCTCGGCGGCCAGCGAGAGGCCCGGTGCGATGATGGCCCCGGCGTAGGAGCCATCGGCGGCGACCACGTCGAACGAGGTGGCCGTGTCGAAGTCCACCACGATGGCCGGGCTGCCATAGAGCTGCTGCACGGCGATGGCGTTGACGATGCGATCCGCGCCCAGCTCACGCGGCTGCTGCGTAGCGATGCGGATGCCGGCCCGGGTGCCCGGCCCGCCCACCACGAGTGCCTGCCGCTTGAACAGGCGCGTGCAGACCTGCTCGAACGCGCCGGTGAGCGGCGGCACCACCGACGCGATGGCCGCGCCCTGCACGTCGCGCCGCGCAACCCCCTCCTCGCGCAGGAAGCCGTCGAGCAGCACCGCGTACTCATCGGCGGTGCGGCGCACGTCGGCGGCCAGCGAGAAGGTCGCCCGCAGCTCCTCGCGCTCGAAGATGCCGGCCTTGATGCGGGTGTTGCTGATGTCGAACGTTGCGAGCACGCGCCCTCCGGCAGCGCTGCCTGGCTGACCCGGCACCGGGCAAAAAACGAGCCTCGCAGGCATGATGCCTGGAGGCGGCAGCGCTCGCGCACGCTCGACGGCAACCTGGGGGTGCCGTGAACGCCAGGATGGCTGCCGTCTCGGTCGTTTTCTGATCCGAGCGGGCCTGTTGTTCGGTGGACTGCGCGTCTGAAAAACTGGTGGCTGGCGTCCGGGGCTGCCGGTCTGCCGCCACCCTCTATGCTAGCAGCGTCAGGACGCCGCTGCCAGCCGCGTACAGCCTCCCCAGAGTTCCGGGAGCAGGGCGATTGCATGTTCATTGGTGTCCCCGAAGGATCATGGAACGGACGGTCGGGGACTGAAGTCCCCGCCTACAGTCACGCCGTCGCTGCGCGACGGCCGTCGGGAACGGCAGGCACTGGTGAGACTACAGCGTCGCGCAGCGACTGCAGGATCGTAGGCGGGGCTTTCAAGCCCCGACGCCGCCGCACGACGCGCTCAACATACGATTGCACTGGTAGCAGCACCAGGGCGATTGCATGACGAGCACGTCCTGCAACCTCGTCGGGGACTGAAGTCCCCGCCTACAGTCACGCCGTCGCTGCGCGACGGACACCGGGCACGGACAGGGACTGGTGAGACTACAGCGTCGCGAAGCGACTGCAGGAGTGTAGGCGGGGCTTTCAAGCCCCGACGCGGCGGCACGACGACATCAACATGCAATCGCCCTGGTTCCGGGAGCAGGCCGCTTGACCGTCCCGGGCGGCACGCCTACAATCCAGATGCGTACCAGGCGACTGTGTACGCATTAGGGTGACGCCTCACATACTGGAACGGCCGGTCCATGGCGCAGCGGCCTGAGCGCGTTCCCGGGGAGGCCGGACATCGTTCACTCCCGAGGGCCGCAGGCGGGTTGCCCCACACTGATGAAGCTTCGCAGGCGCGTTGTCTACAGACGGTCCCTGCGAGGATCGGCCACCGCGGTGAAGGCTGTGCGATACGCCCGTCGTCCATCCATCCGCCAGCCTGAGGCTGCCGCGTGAACCGCCGTCAGCGTCGCCGCCTGCTCATCACGGCGTTGATCTGGCTGTTGACGGCGAGCACGCTCTCGCTGCTGCACCTCCGAACGCCGGCCCTCGATATGACCCAGGCGCGCGCCACGGATACCCTCTTCTTCTTCCCGCGCCAGGTCTCACCAGAGGTCTCGCAGCACGTGGTGCTGGTCGCCATCGACAACAAGTCGGTGGCCGAGCTGAGATCGTACGGGCGCGTCTTTGGCTGGCCGCGTTCGCTTCACGCCGTCGTGCTCAAGAACCTGGCCGAGGCCCGCGCGCGCACAGTGGTCTTCGACGTGCTGTTCGACGTGCCGGCCGAGGACGACGCCGAGCTGGCGGCGGCCATCGACGACGCGGTGAGCCGTGCCACCTTTGTCGTGCAGCCATCGGTCGGCGATCTGCTGACGCGTACGCGGACCGCCGCCGACCAGTGGCAGGGGTATGGGGAGGTCATCGAGCCGCGCTCGGTATTCACCGACGTGTCGAGCGGCGTCGGCATGGTCGATCAGGATCCCGACCCTGACGGCACGGTGCGGCGGGTGCCGATGGTCTTCAACGTGCGCGGCGAGCCGTACCCGTCGCTCGCGCTGCTCGCGGTGGCACGCTTCCTCCGTCGGCCCTCGGCGTGGGACGGCCAGATTCAGCCGGACCACATTCCGCTGGCTGGCCGCGAGATCCCGATTGACGGGCGCGGCAACCTGCTCGTCAACTTCGCGGGCGGCC
This genomic interval from Chloroflexota bacterium contains the following:
- a CDS encoding glycosyltransferase family 39 protein; the encoded protein is MAITERSALAPVQPPAVDRAPAAPSGLARWWGVGGLLALLAGALGLRLWLLSRAVGFEQGDPLEYVNIAYKMAFGIGIEWWDLRPLLLSLLYVPVLYVAQWWPDPTGEVMVRALRLVSALFGVGIVWLTYQLGRDLVGELPGLAAALLVAVNPVVNRLSISTYAELPSTFCILLSLWLLIRSVRPDAERRFATALGGGLALGLGCMIRYQAIFYLPPVCLWVGVVSLVLVRGSVRGRLLRAMDRRTPEGALALGFAAGLGLAVLAQAAIEQVAYGRPFHSLLASFSYNVTSGLAPIEFGEEPFDWYLRQTPSWLGVMTAALAAVGLGVSARAPRGRSWSLLGVAGLTMFLALCWLPHKEERFLSQIVPLAAIFAALGISTVARAFGWAWTLRATQHREAARTVGSVLMTVVIALGCAAPMLTATLTLDLSSNVGYVLGIKKAAELRPGATVGTVPWNVARPYAGTRLTLERMDRAVWERRAEVTRTIEQSDFLLFPEYWLTEDREIDKLVDARFRSIEGYDDGVVLYQSRRLEDPGRRRSR
- a CDS encoding type III pantothenate kinase, translated to MLATFDISNTRIKAGIFEREELRATFSLAADVRRTADEYAVLLDGFLREEGVARRDVQGAAIASVVPPLTGAFEQVCTRLFKRQALVVGGPGTRAGIRIATQQPRELGADRIVNAIAVQQLYGSPAIVVDFDTATSFDVVAADGSYAGAIIAPGLSLAAEALFQHTSRLQRFEVTHPRTVIGKDTVSALLSGAVLGHVAMIEGMIARVRAELGQPAIVVATGELAALVAGETTVIDRIEPWLALVGLRLFYQRNEGHGDRSGSGDRPGLGGSGHPRS
- a CDS encoding polysaccharide deacetylase family protein, encoding MQPSPSLPNRLFGHWLIITLTVVLSVTAALAAIGLYRELSGRSVTVVVVQSHPATPAADAEDAETSPVEHTGDPEADPGEHAAPSAGASPPPGSVASPAGEVAVTALAVEPSPAAEQPSGPEQSAPEQTDPARAPAASPAPIVAASPSPEAVAARVPPTPAPRGAPRAVADAPIVMYHHIGPLPPNPDVFRRDLTVSPATFEKTLDYLAEQEIATVTMADLFEHFAGGAALPKKSVILTFDDGYDDNYLYVFQLLKARQMVGTFFISTDFVERPGYLTWDQITEMNDAGMEIAAHSTNHADFTVIGPNELRRQLVEPKRILEERIGQPVRFLAYPAGKYNAAVMAASRAAGYEAAVTVIHGTRHTPAQAFELRRVRAHGADTPAQITARITLPSWR
- the panB gene encoding 3-methyl-2-oxobutanoate hydroxymethyltransferase, yielding MRTTIQQIQDMKQRGERIAMLTAYEYSVAKLLDAAGIPMLLVGDSLASVVLGYEATIHATMDDMVRHTQAVVRGTSRALIVADLPFMSYQASVEEAMRNAGRLMREGGAGAVKLEGGVTVAETVRRIVDAGVPVMGHIGLTPQSVHQLSGHKVQGRTVSVATRLLADAEALEGAGAFGIVLEGIPAPLAAEVTRRLRIPTIGIGAGPHCDGQVQVIHDLLGLFTDFVPRHAGQYADLGEQIKDAVSRYADDVRAGSFPTAKHSFTMDPSVLAEVERVTRAAERQEAVAGAVS
- a CDS encoding C39 family peptidase; the encoded protein is MQAIRMERRRPADARWVQHLSLLSALGLLFASIVVSRTPATAELAGRLPGSFLAPPGSPAQEWLPVRVPVRTTITPDPVVAQATIGTQAVPDAVALADGTLAAAVPKISWVQAHRKTALFAAPETAAARETEIPQWSYLRILESQPNWIKVAFAGDGARRPGGTAWVPANDVGPLDQAPRFVTSVQQAKLWVSDTADGEPLALAPRLATLELAGVERSGRVAVKVADSSGEARLVWMDWSDVAASRGPSDRDVPIAQPFSPFANVARLDVPYRTQLDGSISSAANCGPTSVAMAIESFGVYVPTAQSRVLAMRAMGIGDPFSGTTLESLRSVAETYGLQGLDLHENGRYKKWTLDDVRAHLRAGHPVIPQLRYRMMPGREWLWVGYDHYVVITGMVGDDFIINDPVSLNGRGERVLTAAELQRAWMNSDFPGAGLAIARPL
- a CDS encoding pantoate--beta-alanine ligase, producing the protein MKVISSIPETRAALRTLPRPHGLVPTMGYLHEGHMSLVEQARRDNASVSASIFVNPTQFGPNEDFTTYPRNMERDLAMLEAAGVDLVYAPPTDVVYPPGFDTYVMVGALTEPLEGTARPGHFRGVATVVAKLFNVIQPDRAYFGQKDAQQALVITKMALDLDFPVEVVVMPTIREHDGLALSSRNVYLQPEERQASLAISRSLREVERLYATGERDADRLRAAMTAILSTESLLRPEYVSVADRLTLAELEQVTGPAVVSMAVRVGKTRLIDNVVLGG
- a CDS encoding LLM class flavin-dependent oxidoreductase, whose product is MEIGVGLDRMLPFSVDEFRELARAAASLGYTSVWTNSMAGRDATQMCTQFWDASRGAVEGGLQTGVSVVPAPFWTVPSLASAAATTADVTGGRFTLGVGSGDIHSLTQRRLLGLQDISPLKLARDYLVTLRAILAGQEVTYEGPTVQLQGFKLEFPFPKTPVILGALGPQMLRLAGEAADGVGLNWCAAEQIAWSRERLAEGAARAGRDPREVKVIEYIRVSVDDDADACRRAYMKALFRYAIARPGVPKHLGYRGHFARMGFDEALTELEERRDRGATLEELYDAMPVDLAQHVGYFGPAAGAAAAFRRLCEGLDVALVRVVPARPTLDSAIAVMEACRPALVHGAA